The following coding sequences are from one uncultured Cohaesibacter sp. window:
- a CDS encoding aminotransferase class I/II-fold pyridoxal phosphate-dependent enzyme, whose protein sequence is MLTTSRRGTIEPFFAMDIMAKANALAAEGKDIVHMEIGQPGAPAPRLVCEAAQKALVDGRIGYTDAMGIMGLRERIAQHYADHYGVTVSPQAVAVTTGSSAGFNLAFLSLFEVGDRVILPSPGYPAYRNILFSLGLEVVEVETRAQDRWSLTAEDIRRVHAEKPVRGVLIASPANPSGTIMDAEALKSVVEVCDELGIWFISDEIYHSLEFGMKAETALRFSPNAVIINSFSKYYCMTGWRIGWMILPQLAQRSVECLGQSLYLCPPMLSQVAAVAAFDAHEELDVVKDGYGRNREYLMQALPKIGLGDFMPVDGAFYIYCDVSKLTNDSMDFAMRSLNEAGVAITPGADFDRERGNRYVRLSFAGTENDMREAINRLSNWLG, encoded by the coding sequence ATGCTCACTACATCGCGGCGCGGCACCATTGAGCCATTCTTCGCTATGGACATCATGGCAAAAGCGAATGCTCTGGCTGCTGAAGGAAAAGATATTGTTCATATGGAAATCGGTCAACCGGGAGCTCCCGCGCCTCGGCTCGTGTGTGAAGCGGCTCAAAAGGCGCTGGTGGATGGACGCATTGGCTATACGGACGCAATGGGGATTATGGGGTTGCGTGAGCGCATCGCCCAGCATTATGCCGATCACTATGGCGTGACCGTTTCCCCACAAGCTGTTGCTGTTACCACAGGGTCCAGCGCAGGGTTCAATCTGGCTTTCCTGTCTCTGTTTGAGGTTGGTGACAGGGTCATTCTTCCCAGTCCGGGCTATCCTGCTTATCGGAACATTCTATTTTCTCTGGGGCTGGAGGTCGTAGAAGTTGAGACGAGGGCTCAGGATCGCTGGAGCCTTACGGCGGAGGATATCCGCAGGGTTCATGCCGAAAAGCCGGTCAGGGGTGTGCTTATTGCCAGTCCGGCAAACCCTTCGGGTACCATTATGGATGCCGAGGCTCTGAAGTCGGTTGTTGAAGTGTGCGACGAGCTGGGGATCTGGTTTATTTCTGATGAAATTTATCATAGCCTTGAATTTGGAATGAAAGCAGAGACCGCCTTGCGCTTTTCTCCCAATGCGGTGATCATCAATTCATTCTCGAAATATTATTGCATGACCGGATGGCGTATAGGCTGGATGATTTTGCCGCAGCTGGCGCAGCGTTCGGTCGAATGTCTCGGGCAGTCTCTTTACCTGTGCCCTCCGATGCTGTCGCAAGTTGCTGCGGTAGCTGCTTTTGATGCTCATGAAGAGCTGGATGTGGTCAAGGATGGGTATGGGCGCAATCGCGAATATTTGATGCAAGCATTGCCCAAGATCGGGCTTGGAGACTTTATGCCGGTCGACGGGGCATTCTACATTTATTGCGATGTAAGCAAGTTGACCAATGATTCCATGGATTTTGCCATGCGCTCACTGAATGAAGCCGGAGTGGCGATAACGCCCGGCGCAGATTTCGACAGAGAGCGCGGCAACCGCTATGTTCGCCTTTCCTTTGCCGGTACCGAGAATGATATGCGAGAGGCCATCAACAGATTGTCAAACTGGCTGGGCTGA